In Notamacropus eugenii isolate mMacEug1 chromosome 1, mMacEug1.pri_v2, whole genome shotgun sequence, one genomic interval encodes:
- the ATXN2L gene encoding ataxin-2-like protein isoform X3 codes for MLKPQPPQPSQPQQTPIQQPAPARRPPGGTSPPNGNLGGTPASASAPGPPTAASPGLGPPAGGSGLRRGAEGVLPPQPPTHQHQERPGGAATGSTRGQSTGKGPPPSPVFEGVYNNSRMLHFLTAVVGSTCDVKVKNGTTYEGIFKTLSSKFELAVDAVHRKASEPAGGPRREDIVDTMVFKPSDVMMVHFRNVDFNYATKDKFTDSAIAMNSKVNGEHKEKVLQRWEGGDGNSDDYDLESDMSNGWDPNEMFKFNEENYGVKTTYDSSLSSYTVPLEKDNTEEFRLRELRASQLAREIESSPQYRLRIAMENDDGRTEEEKHSSVQRQGSGRDSPSLVSREGKYIPLPQRLREGGPRGGVRCNSSRGGRPGIGSLPPRGGPHHPDSSGPSPGPESRGINGGPSRMSPKAQRPIRGAKTMSSPSSRPPGETSVPPPTVGRMYPPRSPKSAAPAPASASCPEPPVGSAVPTSTASIPPVSSAMEPGAGPISPTSPKVTAPNDGKELPQKEPGRTLEPPELARIAGKAPGLQNEQKRYQLEELKKFGAQFKLQSSSSPETSLDPFSPRGPKEGGVEAKGKEKEVEGLLAPEPLVSSGSSKTESPPDKEEKLSLTSTGGAEGPEQSQTPRQNQMGSPPGGISKGDDKEEGPVADQVKKSTLNPNAKEFNPSKPLLSVNKSTSTPTSPGPRTHSTPSIPVLTAGQSGMYSPQYISYIPQIHMGPAVQAPQMYPYPVSNSVPGQQGKYRGAKGSLPPQRSDQHQPASAPPIMQAAAAAGPPLVAATPYSSYISYNPQQFPGQPTMMQPMAHYPSQPVFAPMLQSNPRMLTSGSHPQAIVSSSTPQYPPAEQPTPQALYATVHQSYPHHATQLHAHQPQPATTPTGSQPQSQHAAPSPVQHQAGQPPHLGSGQPQQNLYHPGALTGTPPSLPPGPSAQSPQSSFPQPAAVYAIHAHQQLPHGFTNMAHVTQAHVQTGITAAPPPHPGAPHPPQVMLLHPPQSHGGPPQGGVPQSGVPALSASTPSPYTYIGHHQALLGFDSKGTSCLTQDKLIT; via the exons ATGTTGAAGCCGCAGCCGCCTCAGCCATCTCAGCCCCAGCAGACACCCATCCAGCAACCGGCACCAGCACGCCGGCCTCCCGGGGGGACCAGCCCCCCCAACGGAAACCTCGGGGGGACCCCAGCCTCCGCCTCGGCCCCGGGGCCGCCCACTGCCGCTTCCCCAGGCCTAGGGCCTCCTGCCGGAGGCAGTGGGCTCCGCCGGGGAGCTGAGGGGGTTCTGCCGCCACAGCCGCCAACACATCAGCATCAGGAGCGGCCCGGGGGCGCTGCTACTGGCAGTACCAG GGGACAGAGCACAGGAAAGGGGCCCCCACCGTCACCT GTATTTGAGGGTGTCTACAATAACTCTAGGATGCTACACTTCCTTACTGCTGTTGTG GGCTCCACTTGTGATGTAAAGGTGAAAAATGGTACCACATATGAAGGTATTTTCAAGACTCTGAGTTCAAAG TTTGAACTAGCAGTGGATGCAGTTCATAGGAAGGCTTCTGAGCCAGCAGGTGGTCCCCGTCGAGAGGATATTGTGGATACCATGGTGTTTAAGCCAAGTGATGTGATGATGGTTCACTTCCGAAACGTTGACTTCAATTATGCCACTAAGG ACAAGTTCACAGACTCTGCCATTGCCATGAACTCAAAAGTAAATGGTGAACATAAGGAGAAGGTGCTCCAGCGTTGGGAAGGGGGTGATGGCAACAGCGATGACTATGACCTTGAATCTGATATG TCTAATGGATGGGACCCCAATGAAATGTTCAAGTTCAATGAGGAAAACTATGGAGTAAAAACAACTTATGACAGTAGCCTCTCTTCTTATAC GGTCCCCCTGGAGAAGGACAACACAGAAGAGTTTCGTCTGCGGGAACTGCGTGCATCCCAACTGGCCCGAGAAATAGAGTCCAGTCCCCAGTACCGCTTACGTATTGCAATGGAGAATGATGATGGACGTACAGAGGAGGAGAAGCATAGCTCTGTGCAACGACAGGGCTCAGGTCGTGATAGTCCCAGTTTAGTGTCCAG GGAAGGGAAGTATATCCCTCTGCCCCAGAGATTGAGGGAGGGAGGCCCCCGAGGAGGAGTTCGCTGCAATAGCTCCAGGGGAGGTCGACCTGGCATTGGTTCCTTGCCCCCTCGGGGTGGCCCCCACCACCCTGATAGCAGCGGTCCCAGTCCTGGTCCTGAGTCCCGTGGTATCAATGGAG GTCCTTCCCGCATGTCCCCAAAAGCCCAGAGGCCCATTAGAGGTGCAAAGACTATGTCTTCCCCTAGCAGCCGGCCCCCTGGAGAAACTTCTGTCCCACCTCCTACAG TTGGTCGGATGTACCCCCCTCGTTCCCCTAAGTCAGCTGCTCCTGCCCCAGCCTCAGCTTCCTGTCCTGAGCCACCTGTAGGCTCTGCAGTTCCCACCTCTACGGCCTCCATTcctccagtttcttcagctatggAACCTGGAGCTGGTCCTATTTCCCCAACCTCCCCAAAGGTTACAGCTCCTAATGATG GAAAAGAACTACCCCAGAAGGAACCTGGGAGAACTCTGGAGCCTCCAGAACTAGCCCGAATAGCTGGGAAAG CTCCTGGACTTCAGAATGAACAGAAACGTTATCAGTTGGAAGAACTGAAGAAGTTTGGGGCTCAGTTTAAG CTCCAGTCCAGCAGCTCTCCTGAGACCAGCCTGGACCCTTTCTCACCCCGGGGACCCAAGGAGGGTGGGGTGGAagccaaaggaaaggaaaaggaggtggagGGTCTTCTGGCTCCAGAGCCCCTGGTATCCTCTGGCTCCTCCAAAACAGAATCTCCACCTGATAAGGAGGAAAAGCTGTCCCTCACCTCAACAGGAGGGGCTGAGGGACCAGAGCAATCCCAAACACCTCGACAGAACCAAATGGGTAGTCCTCCTGGAGGCATCAGCAAGGGGGATGACAAGGAAGAGGGCCCTGTCGCTGA TCAAGTGAAGAAGTCAACTCTGAACCCCAATGCCAAGGAGTTCAACCCTTCAAAGCCTCTGTTGTCTGTG AACAAGTCAACCAGCACCCCAACTTCCCCAGGTCCCCGGACTCATTCAACTCCTTCAATCCCAGTGCTGACAGCAGGCCAGAGTGGGATGTATAGCCCCCAATACATCTCCTATATACCTCAGATCCATATGGGACCGGCCGTGCAG GCTCCTCAGATGTACCCATACCCTGTATCTAACTCTGTGCCTGGTCAGCAGGGCAAGTACCGGGGAGCTAAAG GTTCCTTGCCCCCGCAACGCTCAGACCAGCACCAACCAGCCTCAGCACCGCCTATTAtgcaggcagcagcagctgcagggcCCCCTTTGGTGGCAGCCACACCATACTCTTCCTATATCTCCTACAATCCCCAGCAGTTCCCAGGCCAGCCTACCATGATGCAGCCCATGGCCCATTATCCCTCGCAG CCTGTCTTTGCCCCAATGCTTCAGAGTAACCCAAGGATGCTGACGTCAGGCAGCCACCCCCAGGCCATCGTCTCATCTTCTACTCCTCAGTACCCTCCAGCAGAGCAGCCCACTCCCCAAGCCCTATATG CCACTGTTCACCAGTCCTATCCACACCATGCCACGCAGCTCCATGCCCACCAGCCGCAGCCAGCCACCACCCCTACTGGGAGCCAGCCGCAGTCCCAGCATGCGGCCCCCAGCCCTGTCCAG CATCAGGCAGGGCAGCCGCCACACTTGGGTAGTGGGCAGCCACAACAGAACTTGTACCATCCAGGTGCCTTAACTGGCACACCACCATCTCTGCCACCGGGACCCTCTGCTCAGTCCCCTCAGAGCAGCTTTCCTCAGCCAGCTGCAGTCTATGCCATCCATGCCCACCAGCAGCTACCCCACGGCTTCACCAATATGGCCCATGTCACCCAG GCCCATGTCCAGACTGGAATCACAGCAGCCCCACCCCCTCATCCTGGGgctccccacccaccccaggTGATGCTGCTGCACCCACCCCAGAGCCATGGGGGTCCACCTCAGGGGGGTGTGCCCCAGAGTGGTGTGCCTGCTCTTTCTGCTTCCACACCTTCACCCTACACCTACATCGGACACCACCAAG